From Thermogladius calderae 1633, a single genomic window includes:
- a CDS encoding energy-coupling factor ABC transporter ATP-binding protein: MSAPAVEIRDLWFKYLMAEDWTLKNLNLTVERGEFVVLMGPSGCGKSTLMYILTGIIPNMVKGTIKGTVRILGRDILKLQPQEIVRDVGFVFQNPDSQIIMPSVLEEVIFGLENLGLPPDEIRERAEEIIKYVGLWEKKDLSPWSLSAGERQILAIASVLALRPKVMILDEPTSMLDHRGTRRVLDLLDRLKRDYQMTIIVVEHRIEWASKIADKIVIMDKGEFVAVGKPSEVFSNYELIMRVGVRPPMISEVFYKLMDKGVRVDRIPVTAREAVELIKGRLSGGR, translated from the coding sequence ATGAGCGCGCCCGCCGTCGAGATCAGGGACCTGTGGTTCAAGTACCTAATGGCCGAGGACTGGACGCTCAAGAACCTCAACTTGACTGTTGAGAGAGGGGAGTTCGTCGTACTAATGGGCCCTTCTGGCTGCGGGAAGTCCACTCTAATGTACATACTCACTGGCATCATCCCTAACATGGTCAAGGGGACCATAAAGGGCACGGTTAGGATACTCGGAAGGGATATCCTAAAGTTACAGCCCCAGGAGATAGTGAGGGACGTCGGCTTCGTCTTCCAGAACCCAGACTCGCAGATCATTATGCCCTCAGTCCTCGAGGAGGTAATATTCGGGCTCGAGAACCTGGGTCTCCCGCCGGACGAGATAAGGGAGAGGGCAGAAGAGATCATAAAGTACGTGGGGCTGTGGGAGAAGAAGGACCTTTCGCCGTGGAGCCTGTCGGCCGGGGAGAGGCAGATACTCGCGATAGCGTCTGTGTTAGCTCTCAGGCCGAAGGTGATGATACTCGACGAGCCTACCTCAATGCTAGACCACAGAGGCACGAGGAGGGTGCTCGACCTGCTCGACAGGCTCAAGAGGGATTACCAGATGACGATAATCGTAGTCGAGCACAGGATTGAGTGGGCTAGCAAGATCGCGGACAAGATCGTGATCATGGACAAGGGGGAGTTTGTCGCAGTGGGTAAGCCTAGCGAGGTCTTCTCTAACTACGAGTTGATCATGAGGGTGGGCGTTAGGCCGCCCATGATCTCCGAGGTCTTCTACAAGTTAATGGACAAGGGGGTCAGGGTGGACAGAATACCTGTCACAGCCCGCGAGGCGGTGGAGCTGATCAAGGGCAGGCTGAGCGGGGGGAGGTAG
- a CDS encoding amidohydrolase family protein: MEVLLYGIRGSILTLDERDRFLKDHVVLVDSKRGVVHGVLPYEKALEHRPEFIVGGRRYLVTPGLVNTHTHIPMYVFKGTPIRKTGFEWLRQVWAMESCLKPRHVYYGALAALVELVENGVVLYGDMYFFEDEVAKATKEVGLKASLSLGVIELFEGPPKHSIEDSIRFAARYMSDELVRGMIGVHALYSVSLDSVKRAVEASRDQGVKIHIHFAESLDEVRFTKERYEKTPAQLADELGLLSVRPLLAHAVYVDDGDLELLAKSRPYVSYCPFTIMSWGSGVARVLEYFERGIPVTVGTDGPLTDGVMSPLFEMKVALAAQGSRYARPVPLDVYALLKSSVWEGSRALGWEYIGIAPGAPADIVLWEPPPWVDPSEMSPTDAAFSLVYDHQYYRPVLVVVSGRAVNKSAEFNRLKHIVFEKIREVRQDLLECGGVER, encoded by the coding sequence GTGGAGGTTTTGCTCTACGGGATTAGGGGGAGCATCCTCACTCTAGACGAGCGGGACCGCTTCCTGAAAGACCACGTCGTTCTAGTGGACAGTAAGAGGGGTGTTGTACACGGCGTGCTACCGTACGAGAAGGCCCTTGAGCACAGGCCGGAGTTCATAGTTGGCGGGAGGCGTTACCTCGTCACGCCGGGGCTTGTAAACACCCACACCCACATACCCATGTACGTCTTCAAGGGCACCCCTATTAGGAAGACGGGTTTCGAGTGGCTGAGGCAGGTCTGGGCGATGGAGAGCTGCCTTAAGCCCAGGCACGTCTACTACGGGGCTCTCGCCGCGCTAGTCGAGCTCGTGGAAAACGGCGTTGTACTTTACGGCGACATGTACTTCTTCGAGGACGAGGTTGCGAAGGCCACCAAGGAGGTAGGGCTGAAGGCGTCGCTGAGCCTAGGCGTCATAGAGCTGTTCGAGGGACCGCCGAAGCACAGTATAGAGGACTCCATAAGATTCGCGGCGAGATACATGAGCGACGAGCTTGTTAGGGGCATGATAGGAGTCCACGCCCTCTACTCGGTATCCCTCGACTCTGTCAAGAGGGCGGTCGAGGCCTCCCGAGACCAAGGGGTTAAGATACACATCCACTTTGCCGAGTCGCTAGACGAGGTCAGGTTCACTAAGGAGAGGTACGAGAAGACGCCGGCGCAGCTGGCCGACGAGCTGGGCCTGCTCTCGGTGAGACCCCTCCTGGCCCACGCTGTCTACGTCGACGACGGGGACCTGGAGCTACTGGCAAAAAGCAGGCCCTACGTGTCGTACTGCCCGTTCACGATCATGAGCTGGGGCTCCGGCGTGGCGAGAGTCCTAGAGTACTTCGAGAGAGGCATACCTGTGACAGTCGGCACAGACGGACCTCTCACAGACGGCGTGATGAGCCCGCTCTTCGAGATGAAAGTAGCTCTGGCCGCTCAGGGGAGCAGGTACGCGCGGCCGGTGCCGCTGGACGTGTACGCCCTGCTCAAGAGTAGCGTCTGGGAGGGTAGTAGGGCGCTCGGGTGGGAGTACATCGGTATAGCGCCGGGCGCGCCGGCAGACATAGTCCTCTGGGAGCCCCCTCCCTGGGTCGACCCCAGCGAGATGTCCCCGACCGACGCGGCCTTCAGCCTCGTCTACGACCACCAGTACTACAGGCCGGTGCTGGTAGTCGTCTCGGGGAGGGCCGTGAACAAAAGCGCGGAGTTTAATAGGCTAAAGCACATAGTGTTTGAGAAAATCCGTGAAGTCCGCCAAGATTTACTCGAGTGTGGTGGAGTTGAGCGGTGA
- a CDS encoding BMP family lipoprotein: protein MRGVSRTLVAILIIIVVVVAGLGVWYYYSAQKPAPQVTTTTTPATTTTTPATKYKIAVVYDIGGRGDLSFNDMAYMGAMRAKQELGVDVREVQSVTEQDYLPNLRTLASSGEYLVIIAVGFLMSSAVDQVAQEYPNQLFAIIDAYVNRSNVLSVLFKEHEGSALVGALAGMVAHYYNCSAVGVVLGMEIPVLYKFEAGYYWGIRYGEQVYAQQTGQQVKPLRILYTYTGSFNDPAKGRTATEAQLAQGACVVYNVAGATGLGIIQAAEAAGKAAGKQFGPPFAIGVDSDQDWIAPGFVIASMEKRVDVGVFEAVKRAMEYREGKISQYGGVLELGLSVRGVDISSVDDLQTFLQIAQQAGRQVNATDIIQKVQAMRSQMPSWIWEAVSNLRSQLISNPAGVKVGNLTFAQIEDMVPFDAAKIAQVRQALNVG, encoded by the coding sequence GTGAGAGGGGTCTCTCGTACCCTAGTAGCTATCTTGATCATAATTGTTGTCGTGGTCGCGGGCCTAGGTGTCTGGTACTACTACAGTGCCCAGAAGCCGGCGCCACAGGTTACTACGACGACCACACCTGCGACAACCACGACCACTCCGGCCACAAAGTACAAGATAGCCGTGGTGTACGACATCGGCGGTAGAGGAGACCTCAGTTTCAACGACATGGCCTACATGGGAGCTATGAGGGCCAAGCAGGAGCTGGGCGTAGACGTGAGAGAGGTGCAGAGCGTCACGGAGCAGGACTACCTGCCGAACCTGAGGACGCTAGCGAGCAGCGGCGAGTACCTCGTGATAATAGCAGTCGGCTTCCTGATGTCGTCCGCTGTAGACCAGGTGGCGCAGGAGTACCCCAACCAGCTGTTCGCCATCATAGACGCATACGTGAACAGGTCTAACGTCTTGAGCGTCCTGTTCAAGGAGCACGAGGGTAGCGCTCTCGTGGGCGCGCTGGCGGGCATGGTGGCCCACTACTACAACTGCTCAGCCGTCGGCGTAGTCCTGGGCATGGAGATCCCAGTCCTCTACAAGTTCGAGGCAGGCTACTACTGGGGTATTAGGTACGGCGAGCAGGTCTACGCGCAGCAGACCGGCCAGCAGGTGAAGCCCCTCAGGATACTCTACACCTACACCGGCTCCTTCAACGACCCAGCCAAGGGCAGGACGGCGACCGAGGCCCAGCTGGCCCAGGGCGCGTGCGTGGTCTACAACGTCGCCGGCGCGACGGGCCTCGGCATAATACAGGCGGCCGAGGCAGCGGGCAAGGCTGCGGGCAAGCAGTTTGGTCCCCCCTTCGCGATAGGTGTTGACAGCGACCAGGACTGGATCGCGCCGGGCTTCGTGATAGCCAGCATGGAGAAGAGGGTGGACGTAGGCGTCTTCGAGGCTGTGAAGAGGGCCATGGAGTACAGGGAGGGCAAGATAAGCCAGTACGGAGGTGTCCTAGAGCTAGGCCTCAGCGTGAGGGGCGTCGACATAAGCAGCGTCGATGACCTCCAGACCTTCCTCCAGATAGCCCAGCAGGCCGGTAGGCAGGTTAACGCGACCGACATTATCCAGAAGGTCCAGGCCATGAGGAGCCAGATGCCCAGCTGGATATGGGAGGCCGTGAGCAACCTGAGGAGCCAGTTGATCAGCAACCCCGCTGGAGTGAAAGTAGGTAACCTAACGTTCGCGCAGATCGAGGACATGGTGCCCTTCGACGCCGCTAAGATCGCTCAGGTCAGGCAGGCCCTAAACGTTGGTTAG
- a CDS encoding QueT transporter family protein produces the protein MSGKGAGLWTLSIVIGLLFAAFFIYVAYDIVSKGLSNWQEWIISRPFIALGRDFWFVVAGILWVIGTVIFFMEVSGDTIDRSFRIVKNNVKWDAVDVTVTALSAAIYGGSLAATGGIPIIPGFTWLRPGNALAPLFGMLFGVPGALGTAIGNFIADALTGYLSIGSIGGFIGNFMIAYLPYKFMKDHSFRSPRSIIEYYIWGAVIGSVYVALYISWWLDALEPVIGLPRPLIWGWFAPWVIFNDAIVTSTITPILGYLLYPPIKMRGLYWKDRVGQP, from the coding sequence GTGAGCGGGAAGGGTGCTGGTCTCTGGACTCTTAGCATAGTCATAGGCTTGCTGTTTGCCGCCTTCTTCATCTACGTAGCGTACGACATCGTGAGCAAGGGGCTTTCGAACTGGCAGGAATGGATCATCTCGCGCCCGTTCATAGCCTTGGGTAGGGACTTCTGGTTCGTCGTCGCCGGGATACTCTGGGTGATCGGTACAGTTATATTCTTCATGGAGGTTTCCGGCGACACTATCGACAGGAGCTTCAGGATAGTCAAGAACAACGTGAAGTGGGACGCGGTAGACGTCACCGTGACGGCACTTTCCGCGGCGATCTACGGCGGCTCGCTCGCCGCTACAGGCGGTATCCCGATAATCCCCGGCTTCACGTGGTTGAGGCCGGGCAACGCCCTCGCGCCGCTCTTCGGCATGCTCTTCGGCGTACCCGGCGCGCTCGGGACTGCAATAGGCAACTTTATAGCGGACGCGCTCACAGGCTACCTCAGCATCGGCAGTATCGGCGGGTTCATAGGCAACTTCATGATAGCCTACCTACCGTACAAGTTCATGAAAGACCACAGCTTCAGGAGCCCGAGGAGCATAATAGAGTACTACATATGGGGCGCCGTCATAGGGAGCGTCTACGTAGCTTTGTACATATCCTGGTGGCTCGACGCCCTGGAGCCGGTGATAGGGTTGCCGAGACCGCTGATATGGGGCTGGTTCGCCCCCTGGGTCATATTCAACGACGCCATCGTGACGTCGACCATAACGCCCATACTAGGCTACCTACTGTACCCCCCGATCAAGATGAGGGGCCTCTACTGGAAGGACAGAGTCGGCCAACCTTAA
- a CDS encoding ATP-binding cassette domain-containing protein has protein sequence MSGVMGLLEVRDLTVEAGGKVVVDNTSLVIEEGEVLYLLGPNGTGKTSLIRSIVGYPGYNIVRGKVLLEGEDLTGRPMEYRVSRGLGLAHQLPPKLSGLRVRALLDAICSRTKCSTDEIASALQIQYLLDRDFGRGFSGGELKRVELATLLAMRPKVGLIDEPDSGVDVDSVKVIADGIRALMGVSRSVLIVTHSALISKYIRPTRVCLMLNRRVQYCGGPELVEEVFEHGFKGLVRGDQV, from the coding sequence GTGAGTGGTGTTATGGGCCTCCTCGAAGTACGAGACCTGACAGTTGAGGCGGGCGGTAAAGTCGTCGTCGACAACACGAGTCTGGTAATAGAGGAGGGGGAAGTACTCTACCTGCTCGGGCCTAACGGTACTGGCAAGACCTCTCTGATAAGGAGCATCGTCGGCTACCCCGGCTACAACATCGTGAGAGGTAAAGTCCTGCTTGAAGGCGAGGACTTGACGGGGAGGCCAATGGAGTACAGGGTCTCGAGGGGGCTCGGCCTCGCACACCAGTTACCCCCCAAGCTGAGCGGCCTAAGGGTGAGGGCGCTCTTAGATGCTATTTGTTCGAGAACTAAGTGCTCCACCGACGAGATAGCCTCGGCGCTACAAATACAGTACCTGCTGGACAGGGACTTCGGGAGGGGCTTCTCAGGCGGAGAGCTGAAGAGGGTCGAGCTCGCAACACTCCTCGCGATGAGGCCGAAGGTCGGCCTAATAGACGAGCCGGACAGCGGGGTGGACGTGGACTCCGTCAAGGTGATCGCTGACGGGATCAGGGCCCTCATGGGTGTCTCGAGGTCGGTTCTCATTGTGACCCACAGCGCCTTGATATCAAAGTACATTAGGCCTACAAGAGTATGCCTGATGTTGAACAGGCGTGTACAGTACTGTGGGGGCCCTGAACTAGTGGAGGAGGTGTTCGAGCACGGCTTCAAGGGGCTGGTTAGAGGAGATCAGGTCTAG
- a CDS encoding energy-coupling factor transporter transmembrane component T family protein, whose amino-acid sequence MKSAKIYSSVVELSGEIGLYYEADSVIHRLDPRVKLAWFILALAASIATQFDGSVGVFVFISLIVGIILARLSLARLLITITYSVVFFIVTILVWASFYQNVGRPLFYIGFANLVVTDVGLLVGTGKFFLIVNPITAMLLFFSTVKPYDLVQTFDKLRLPYKAGFTLFLSLRLLPITFRELKEIIDVQKSRGIEVDSPNPVKRIAYTIPVFVPLIIRIMSITWETAITLMVRGFGAGKRSYMKPLKWCRRDMIALVVLAVFYLSVIAVKLAGFSTYAYVEGLR is encoded by the coding sequence GTGAAGTCCGCCAAGATTTACTCGAGTGTGGTGGAGTTGAGCGGTGAGATAGGCCTATACTACGAGGCCGACAGCGTTATACACAGGCTGGACCCTAGAGTAAAGCTGGCCTGGTTTATACTCGCACTCGCCGCCTCGATCGCTACCCAGTTCGACGGGAGCGTAGGCGTGTTCGTCTTCATAAGCCTGATCGTGGGGATTATACTAGCCAGGTTGTCTTTGGCGAGGCTGCTAATAACCATAACTTACAGCGTAGTCTTCTTCATAGTCACCATACTCGTGTGGGCGAGCTTCTATCAGAACGTGGGCAGACCTTTATTTTACATAGGCTTCGCAAACCTCGTGGTGACGGACGTCGGTCTACTGGTCGGCACGGGCAAGTTCTTCCTCATAGTGAACCCGATCACGGCTATGCTACTCTTCTTCTCGACCGTTAAGCCATACGACCTTGTCCAGACATTCGACAAGCTTAGACTGCCATACAAGGCGGGCTTCACACTCTTCCTCTCGCTGAGACTGCTGCCGATCACGTTCAGGGAGCTCAAGGAGATAATCGACGTCCAGAAGTCCAGGGGTATAGAGGTCGACTCCCCTAACCCGGTGAAGAGAATAGCCTACACGATCCCCGTATTCGTCCCCTTAATCATAAGGATCATGAGCATAACGTGGGAGACCGCTATAACCCTCATGGTGAGGGGGTTCGGTGCGGGTAAGAGGAGCTACATGAAGCCGCTGAAGTGGTGTAGGAGGGACATGATAGCGCTCGTTGTGCTGGCCGTCTTCTACCTCTCAGTAATCGCGGTGAAGTTAGCGGGTTTCTCGACGTACGCTTACGTGGAGGGTCTGAGATGA
- a CDS encoding NUDIX hydrolase: MPREYPEYAIASVGAVVVKDGKIILVERGYPPGVGLWAVPGGAIEAGESILDAAVRELEEETGVTGRPVGVVWVSESIVRDDGRVKYHYVIVDVLFDPETLSGELRPGGDARRVEWFDLREAAASSLVTRSTRRLAEVLLKGSTPLIRI, translated from the coding sequence TTGCCCCGCGAGTACCCCGAGTACGCGATAGCCTCCGTGGGCGCTGTAGTGGTCAAGGACGGGAAGATAATCTTGGTCGAGAGAGGCTACCCTCCCGGTGTAGGGTTGTGGGCTGTTCCAGGCGGGGCGATAGAGGCCGGCGAGTCGATACTGGACGCTGCTGTCCGGGAGCTCGAGGAGGAGACAGGGGTTACGGGGAGGCCGGTGGGCGTAGTCTGGGTGTCCGAGTCGATCGTGAGGGACGACGGTAGGGTCAAGTACCACTACGTGATAGTAGACGTCCTCTTCGACCCGGAAACCCTGAGCGGCGAGCTGAGGCCCGGCGGAGACGCGAGGAGGGTGGAGTGGTTCGACCTCCGCGAGGCTGCGGCAAGCAGCCTGGTCACCCGCTCGACTAGGAGGCTGGCAGAGGTTCTACTAAAAGGGAGCACCCCCTTAATCAGGATATAG
- a CDS encoding ABC transporter permease, which yields MEWSMLWQLFVQTLNASTPLLLAATGEIIGERAGVANIGLEGIMLISAFTSIYVDSLFANPWLGVLAGVATGLLLGLVHGFISAYMKGNQIVTGTGVNLFAVGFVAYSIIAFFHVAGYYTIDISLTVPKVFGLSPIALSSVVIAVLSYYFLFRTQAGLAIRACGENPEAADSVGVRVELVQTAASAIAGLLTGLAGAFLSIDWNAGITKQISAGRGFIALATVNFANWNPILGILGSFLFGFFWVLGEWVKNIGWLKEIIPVDLFNTIPYVATLAVVAGVIGKSRPPKYVGVPYKRE from the coding sequence ATGGAGTGGTCCATGCTCTGGCAGTTATTTGTCCAGACCCTCAACGCGTCTACACCCCTACTCCTCGCGGCGACAGGCGAGATAATAGGCGAGAGGGCAGGGGTAGCCAACATCGGACTAGAGGGCATTATGCTGATCTCTGCCTTCACCTCAATATACGTGGACAGCCTCTTCGCAAACCCGTGGCTCGGCGTGCTCGCCGGCGTGGCCACGGGACTCTTACTGGGGCTAGTCCACGGGTTCATATCAGCCTACATGAAGGGTAACCAGATAGTGACGGGTACCGGCGTCAACCTGTTCGCCGTAGGGTTCGTGGCGTACTCGATTATAGCCTTCTTCCACGTTGCGGGCTACTACACGATAGACATATCGCTCACGGTCCCCAAGGTCTTCGGGCTGTCGCCCATAGCGCTCTCATCAGTGGTTATAGCCGTCCTATCGTACTACTTCTTGTTCAGGACGCAGGCCGGGCTCGCTATTAGAGCCTGCGGAGAGAACCCCGAGGCAGCCGACTCCGTAGGCGTGAGAGTAGAGCTGGTCCAGACAGCGGCCTCAGCAATAGCCGGGCTGCTCACCGGCTTGGCAGGGGCTTTCTTGAGTATCGACTGGAACGCTGGGATAACGAAGCAGATCTCGGCCGGGAGGGGCTTCATAGCGCTGGCCACAGTAAACTTCGCCAACTGGAACCCGATACTCGGGATACTGGGTAGTTTCCTCTTCGGTTTCTTCTGGGTTCTCGGCGAGTGGGTGAAGAACATTGGGTGGCTCAAGGAGATCATACCGGTAGACCTCTTCAACACGATCCCCTACGTGGCGACACTGGCAGTCGTGGCAGGGGTCATTGGTAAGTCCCGGCCGCCGAAGTACGTGGGAGTGCCCTACAAGAGGGAGTAA
- a CDS encoding ABC transporter ATP-binding protein encodes MPPENVVEMEKIVKVYPDGAVALRGVDFQLRKGEIHGLLGENGAGKTTLMKILAGILKPTRGVVKVDGRPVSFSSPSDSLRLGIGMVAQYPALVPVFTVKENVFLGLSRHEVSLEKLAKLMEETGLKVDLDAVTESLPMGLRQKTEILKILYRGVRVLILDEPTTNLTPMETEELFKTLRRLRDQGVSIVFISHKLKEVLSITDRITVLRRGVVTGVVDTSKTTPEELARLMVGREVFLKIPKRPVQAGEEVLVVEDLWVRGDRGGWAVKGVSFGVRKGEIFGIAGVEGNGQKELVEALTGLRRADRGKVLLSGREVTNKTPQELYRLGLSHIPEDRVAMGLVINMSVAENGILGLQRSRLFTNRLGLLKTKSIVEHVSKIVKEYDIVVGNINNPARSLSGGNQQRLVLARELSKNPSIIVASNPTRGLDVASTEFVRRKLIEMRDQGKAILLVSADLDEVMDLSDRIAVMYEGRFMGVVDAKEADERLLGLMMGGYTLEQARQLRGG; translated from the coding sequence TTGCCACCTGAGAACGTCGTAGAGATGGAGAAGATAGTGAAAGTCTACCCCGACGGGGCAGTAGCTCTCAGAGGAGTAGACTTCCAGTTGAGGAAGGGGGAGATACACGGGTTGTTGGGTGAGAACGGTGCCGGCAAGACGACTCTGATGAAGATCCTGGCCGGCATCCTGAAGCCCACAAGAGGTGTGGTGAAGGTGGACGGCAGGCCCGTCAGTTTCTCGAGCCCGAGCGACTCGCTCCGGCTTGGTATAGGTATGGTGGCGCAGTACCCCGCTCTAGTCCCCGTCTTTACTGTGAAAGAGAACGTATTCCTGGGCTTGAGCAGGCACGAGGTGAGCTTGGAGAAGCTCGCTAAGCTCATGGAGGAGACCGGGCTGAAAGTCGACCTAGACGCCGTGACGGAGTCGCTGCCCATGGGCCTCAGGCAGAAGACCGAGATACTCAAGATCCTCTACAGGGGTGTGAGAGTCCTAATCCTAGACGAGCCGACCACGAACCTGACCCCGATGGAGACAGAGGAGCTCTTCAAGACCCTGAGGAGGTTGAGAGACCAGGGCGTGTCAATAGTGTTCATATCGCACAAGCTGAAGGAGGTCCTCTCGATCACCGACAGGATCACTGTCCTGAGGAGAGGCGTGGTCACAGGGGTCGTCGACACGAGTAAGACGACTCCAGAGGAGCTGGCTAGGCTCATGGTGGGTAGAGAGGTCTTCCTGAAAATACCTAAGAGGCCCGTTCAAGCGGGCGAGGAGGTACTGGTCGTCGAAGACCTGTGGGTGAGGGGCGATAGGGGCGGGTGGGCTGTGAAAGGCGTCAGCTTCGGCGTGAGGAAAGGCGAGATATTCGGCATAGCCGGCGTCGAGGGCAATGGTCAGAAAGAGCTGGTTGAGGCCCTAACGGGCCTCCGCAGGGCCGATAGAGGCAAAGTCCTGTTGTCCGGGAGAGAGGTCACCAACAAGACCCCCCAGGAGCTGTACAGGCTGGGCCTGTCTCACATACCTGAGGACAGGGTGGCGATGGGCCTAGTCATAAACATGAGTGTAGCCGAGAACGGGATTCTGGGTCTGCAGAGGAGCAGGCTCTTCACAAACCGCCTCGGGCTGCTGAAGACGAAGTCGATAGTCGAGCACGTCTCGAAGATCGTGAAGGAGTACGATATCGTGGTAGGGAACATCAACAACCCGGCGAGGAGTCTCAGCGGCGGTAACCAGCAGAGGCTCGTATTGGCGAGGGAGCTCTCGAAGAACCCTTCGATCATCGTGGCGTCCAACCCCACGAGAGGCCTCGACGTCGCTTCAACGGAGTTCGTGAGGAGGAAGCTCATCGAGATGAGGGATCAGGGGAAGGCGATACTCCTGGTCTCAGCAGACCTAGACGAGGTCATGGACTTGAGCGACAGGATCGCGGTCATGTACGAGGGTAGGTTCATGGGCGTAGTAGACGCGAAAGAGGCCGACGAGAGGCTCTTGGGCTTGATGATGGGCGGTTACACCCTCGAGCAGGCCAGGCAGTTGAGGGGTGGCTAG
- a CDS encoding ABC transporter permease: MADAVLKEYALSFLEVAVAILVGILVGALVMALGGYNPWNAYYQLFVPTLTTTYGLEMTLSFAAPIMLTALTFAVGVRAGLFNIGAEGQMYMGALGAVLFGVVALPSFLYLPLEFALGTALGVLWGLIAGVLKAYRGVNEVVSTIMLNWIAYWVVETMRIYVIPNPLDASKTVSVPPAGRLPLLVSGTELSASIIVSVVVLLITYLLLWRTAVGYEIRAVGYNPVASRYGGINVSRVSLYSFIIGGMTAGVAGVCEVSGRPPSYAITTGLSNLMGLGFDGLAVSLIGNNHPLGILFASLFIGVMKAGSRNMQIWAHVPLEMVQTVQGLIIITLSIPGLMRLILRKARGWK; encoded by the coding sequence ATGGCCGACGCGGTGCTCAAGGAGTACGCCCTCTCGTTCCTGGAAGTCGCTGTCGCTATACTAGTCGGCATTTTGGTAGGCGCGTTGGTCATGGCTCTCGGCGGGTACAACCCGTGGAACGCCTACTACCAGTTGTTCGTCCCAACGCTCACGACGACCTACGGGCTGGAGATGACCCTCAGCTTCGCGGCACCCATAATGTTGACGGCTCTAACGTTCGCCGTCGGTGTTAGGGCAGGCCTGTTCAACATAGGCGCCGAGGGGCAGATGTACATGGGCGCGCTAGGCGCGGTGCTGTTCGGCGTTGTAGCACTGCCATCCTTCCTCTACCTGCCCCTCGAGTTCGCGCTTGGCACTGCCCTCGGCGTCCTCTGGGGGTTGATAGCGGGGGTGCTAAAGGCCTACAGAGGCGTTAACGAGGTCGTGTCGACGATAATGCTGAACTGGATAGCCTACTGGGTGGTCGAGACCATGAGGATATACGTCATACCAAACCCTCTCGACGCGTCTAAGACCGTCTCCGTGCCTCCGGCCGGCAGGCTGCCTCTCCTGGTCAGCGGGACGGAGCTCTCCGCGAGCATCATAGTGTCGGTAGTAGTACTGTTGATCACGTACCTCCTGCTGTGGAGGACCGCCGTAGGCTACGAGATAAGAGCTGTGGGCTACAACCCCGTGGCCTCGAGGTACGGCGGGATAAACGTGAGTAGGGTTTCGCTCTACTCTTTCATAATCGGTGGAATGACAGCAGGCGTCGCGGGCGTGTGCGAGGTTTCCGGTAGACCCCCGTCGTACGCGATAACGACAGGCTTGAGCAACTTGATGGGTCTCGGCTTCGACGGCCTAGCGGTGTCGCTCATAGGCAACAACCACCCCCTGGGAATCTTGTTCGCCTCTCTCTTCATCGGGGTCATGAAGGCGGGGTCTAGGAACATGCAGATCTGGGCGCACGTGCCGCTAGAGATGGTCCAGACGGTACAGGGCCTGATAATAATAACGCTCTCGATACCCGGCCTGATGAGGCTGATACTCAGGAAGGCTAGGGGGTGGAAGTAG